A window from Nitrospinota bacterium encodes these proteins:
- a CDS encoding trypsin-like peptidase domain-containing protein → MKSSVLLAAIAAPLLAFLTPVNSYAANRRTVIVEAVEKTSPAVVNINTSKREQVNPFRRSPLGAFGGALGPMTVERESLGSGVIIKQDGYILTNNHVIDGATEIRVTLADEREFAAEVVGADPASDLAVIKVSSATPLPVAKMGRSDDIMIGETIIAIGNPFGLTHSATTGIISATGRSVQVEEDRMLHDFIQLDAPINPGNSGGALVNINGELIGITTAVHKGGEGIGFAIPIDKAKRIVADLISFGAVSRAWFGFFARDLSSELRYRLGWKGKGGAIVTKVFGVGPARKAGLAAGDIVTAINGKKVSDRKDLYSRLAAMPEGSAAIFNVFRSPAQIEISIKGTRITPAVADQIGYEWIGVSVAPADKNNMARFGLPAQKGLVISKIDPASELAKTGVREGDVIRKINRTTADSQEGFRNAVMESQGYGGAILYVQRGQYVYQISIGD, encoded by the coding sequence ATGAAATCATCCGTTTTGCTTGCGGCAATTGCCGCGCCGTTACTCGCGTTTTTAACTCCGGTCAACTCCTATGCGGCCAACAGGCGCACGGTGATAGTGGAGGCGGTGGAAAAGACGAGCCCTGCCGTGGTCAATATAAACACATCCAAAAGAGAACAGGTCAATCCTTTCAGAAGAAGCCCTTTGGGGGCATTCGGAGGGGCCTTGGGCCCGATGACCGTTGAACGGGAGTCGCTCGGCTCCGGTGTCATTATAAAGCAGGACGGTTACATACTCACAAACAACCATGTGATTGACGGCGCCACGGAAATACGGGTGACGCTGGCGGACGAGCGGGAGTTTGCCGCCGAAGTAGTTGGGGCGGACCCGGCCTCCGACCTGGCTGTGATCAAAGTGAGCTCGGCAACGCCCCTGCCTGTGGCGAAAATGGGGCGGTCGGACGACATAATGATAGGGGAGACGATCATCGCCATCGGCAATCCGTTCGGGCTCACCCACTCGGCCACAACGGGCATCATCTCCGCCACCGGCAGAAGCGTGCAGGTGGAGGAGGACCGCATGCTCCACGACTTCATCCAACTGGACGCGCCGATCAATCCGGGCAACTCCGGCGGGGCGCTTGTCAACATCAACGGGGAGCTTATAGGGATCACCACCGCCGTCCACAAGGGGGGCGAGGGGATCGGTTTTGCCATCCCCATAGACAAGGCCAAACGGATAGTGGCCGACCTTATAAGTTTCGGCGCCGTTTCAAGGGCGTGGTTCGGCTTTTTCGCCCGGGACCTTTCATCGGAGCTGCGCTACCGCCTTGGGTGGAAAGGGAAGGGGGGCGCCATTGTCACAAAAGTGTTCGGTGTGGGACCGGCCAGGAAGGCGGGGCTTGCGGCCGGAGACATAGTGACCGCCATCAACGGCAAGAAGGTCTCGGACAGGAAGGACCTGTATTCCAGGCTTGCCGCCATGCCGGAAGGATCGGCCGCCATATTTAATGTGTTCAGAAGCCCCGCGCAGATTGAAATATCAATTAAAGGAACAAGAATCACCCCTGCCGTGGCGGACCAGATAGGTTATGAATGGATTGGCGTTTCCGTGGCCCCGGCGGACAAAAACAATATGGCAAGGTTCGGGCTCCCCGCCCAAAAAGGGCTTGTGATATCGAAAATAGACCCGGCCAGCGAACTTGCGAAAACAGGGGTGCGGGAAGGGGATGTGATCCGGAAAATCAACAGGACCACGGCGGACTCCCAAGAGGGTTTCCGCAACGCCGTCATGGAAAGCCAGGGATATGGCGGCGCGATATTGTATGTGCAGCGCGGCCAGTATGTTTACCAGATATCTATCGGAGACTAG
- a CDS encoding NFACT family protein: MNMTANELSGTIAEIKAACEGSFVDKIVQTAPWEWVFAFRKGGRKSWLLVSLSPRNGRAHLVFSAHEALAENGHFTRLLKKTLERGYLFAVTQPGLDRILRLSFNTAGGDYHLACELMGTRANAFLLNSEEKVIAMALDRRGRIASGDIYTPPPPRPITQETDTKPSYMEDGGFPASRAMEAAHRESAEKEKTDELRREAAAPLLGELKKIGKLKVALEKEMEQLACFKDDRRLGDILQASFHLIRKGCASITVPDVYSAEERTVEIPLNPALGPAENVALYYKRHRKFEKGLARIAETLRELDKKTAAIKERLLQIESGKWRPEPKPEGIARQKALHGQAAKAKQKAAQTGPRRFISSEGHLIMVGRNDRENDELTFRIASGKDLWLHARDYPGSHVVAKLPKGIQLPQITLREAAMLAIHYSKAAKSGKGEVTWLFAKDVKKPKRAAPGKVIVTGAKSLAVRVDEELIKEMKRKGEEA, translated from the coding sequence ATGAACATGACCGCCAACGAACTTTCAGGGACCATAGCGGAGATAAAGGCCGCCTGTGAAGGGTCTTTTGTGGACAAAATCGTCCAGACCGCTCCATGGGAATGGGTGTTCGCTTTCCGGAAGGGGGGGCGCAAAAGCTGGCTGCTTGTCAGCCTCTCGCCGCGCAACGGCAGGGCCCACCTGGTTTTTTCAGCTCACGAAGCCTTGGCCGAAAACGGCCATTTTACGCGGCTTTTGAAAAAAACGCTGGAGAGGGGGTATCTTTTCGCCGTCACCCAGCCCGGCCTGGACAGGATTTTGCGGCTAAGCTTCAACACCGCCGGGGGGGACTATCACCTGGCCTGCGAACTGATGGGGACCCGCGCCAACGCCTTTCTCCTGAACAGCGAGGAAAAGGTCATCGCCATGGCGCTGGACCGCCGCGGGCGAATCGCTTCGGGTGACATATACACTCCCCCTCCCCCCCGTCCTATAACGCAGGAAACGGACACAAAACCGTCATATATGGAAGACGGCGGCTTTCCTGCAAGCCGCGCCATGGAAGCCGCGCACAGGGAATCCGCCGAAAAAGAAAAAACCGATGAACTGCGCCGTGAAGCGGCGGCGCCGCTATTGGGCGAATTGAAAAAGATCGGCAAGTTGAAAGTGGCCTTGGAAAAAGAGATGGAGCAACTCGCCTGTTTCAAGGACGACAGACGGCTTGGGGACATCCTTCAGGCCAGCTTCCATCTTATAAGGAAAGGATGCGCCTCCATCACGGTTCCGGACGTATATTCCGCCGAAGAACGCACGGTTGAAATACCCTTGAATCCGGCTCTGGGCCCCGCCGAGAATGTGGCCCTCTACTATAAGAGGCACAGGAAGTTTGAAAAAGGGCTGGCTCGCATCGCCGAAACATTGCGGGAGCTGGACAAAAAGACCGCGGCAATAAAAGAACGGCTTTTGCAAATCGAATCCGGTAAATGGCGGCCGGAGCCAAAACCGGAAGGAATCGCGCGGCAAAAGGCCCTCCATGGCCAGGCGGCAAAAGCCAAACAAAAAGCGGCGCAAACGGGGCCAAGGAGGTTCATCTCATCTGAAGGGCACCTGATAATGGTGGGGCGCAATGACAGGGAAAACGACGAACTGACCTTCCGGATCGCGTCCGGGAAAGACCTTTGGCTCCACGCGCGGGACTACCCGGGCTCCCACGTGGTGGCAAAATTGCCAAAGGGGATACAGCTGCCGCAAATAACCCTGCGGGAAGCGGCCATGCTGGCCATCCATTATTCCAAGGCGGCCAAGTCCGGCAAGGGGGAGGTGACGTGGCTTTTCGCAAAGGACGTGAAAAAGCCCAAGAGGGCGGCGCCGGGCAAGGTTATCGTCACCGGGGCCAAGTCCCTAGCGGTGAGGGTGGACGAGGAACTGATAAAAGAGATGAAAAGGAAGGGGGAAGAAGCTTGA
- a CDS encoding ferritin family protein, translated as MVMYSQVISGLDTADVLKTAIYNEKLAADYYDSMADYCSRGGNPKAADFFRYQAMRERGHFNGLMKFMKRRGESNTPALGEVIAWVGFESANVEKMNPKLSLDDSLRHVEKREAEAFAFYDEYSAKVDDPEVASLFKHLALEEARHMKLAQKTRNIYERRGLLEEPEYEDLGLG; from the coding sequence ATGGTCATGTACAGCCAGGTGATAAGCGGGCTAGACACAGCCGATGTCTTGAAGACAGCCATCTACAACGAAAAGTTGGCGGCGGACTATTATGATTCCATGGCCGACTATTGCAGCAGGGGCGGAAATCCGAAGGCCGCCGATTTTTTCAGGTACCAGGCGATGAGGGAGCGCGGGCACTTCAACGGCCTTATGAAATTCATGAAGCGCAGGGGAGAGAGCAACACTCCAGCCTTGGGCGAGGTGATCGCATGGGTTGGTTTTGAGAGCGCCAACGTTGAAAAAATGAATCCAAAGCTTTCATTGGACGACTCGCTGCGGCATGTTGAGAAAAGGGAAGCCGAAGCTTTCGCTTTTTACGATGAATATTCGGCGAAAGTGGACGATCCCGAAGTCGCCTCCCTCTTCAAACATCTTGCTTTGGAGGAGGCCAGACACATGAAGCTGGCCCAAAAGACGCGGAACATTTACGAGCGGCGCGGACTTCTGGAAGAGCCTGAATATGAGGATCTGGGATTGGGATGA
- the waaC gene encoding lipopolysaccharide heptosyltransferase I — translation MVMDEYLKNGARILVIKLSAMGDVVHTFPVVAAVKKARPDISLDWVVAEGYRELVGLSRHVDNVILFKRKEWGSFWKPGVLSQISGFLRNVREKEYDAVVDLQGLLRSGLITAAARSPLKIGFDYAREGATLFYNRKIGRPPGQVHAIERYLGALKEIGIPFQGGPDYGISVPQRETLWAETVTPKEPFAVVNPNARWKTKRWSAEKFAGLVKELEKRHGMRSVIIGGPDDVKTGAQLASMAGPAAMDLTGKGGFAHLAALLGRAAVMFTNDSGPMHLAVALNIPVVAVFGPTNPNLTGPYGPGNMVVAASVDCSPCYKRECEKGMECMDSISVESVLTAWNATAKAGARR, via the coding sequence ATGGTTATGGACGAATATTTGAAAAATGGCGCAAGGATTCTTGTCATAAAACTCTCCGCCATGGGGGACGTTGTGCACACGTTTCCTGTCGTGGCGGCGGTGAAAAAAGCCAGGCCGGACATATCCTTAGACTGGGTGGTGGCCGAAGGATACCGCGAATTGGTGGGCCTTTCCAGGCATGTGGACAATGTGATCCTGTTCAAGCGCAAAGAGTGGGGGAGTTTTTGGAAGCCCGGCGTGCTATCGCAGATTTCCGGTTTTCTGCGCAACGTGCGGGAAAAAGAATACGACGCGGTGGTGGACCTGCAGGGATTGCTGCGTTCCGGCCTGATCACGGCGGCGGCGCGCTCCCCCCTTAAAATCGGATTTGATTACGCACGGGAGGGAGCCACCCTGTTTTACAACAGGAAAATAGGGCGGCCCCCCGGCCAGGTCCATGCCATCGAAAGATACCTTGGCGCGCTGAAGGAAATAGGGATTCCATTTCAGGGGGGGCCAGACTACGGAATAAGCGTTCCACAAAGGGAAACGCTATGGGCCGAGACCGTTACGCCAAAAGAGCCCTTCGCCGTGGTCAATCCCAACGCCAGATGGAAAACAAAACGCTGGAGCGCCGAAAAGTTCGCCGGACTTGTAAAAGAGCTGGAGAAAAGGCATGGAATGAGGTCGGTGATTATCGGCGGGCCGGATGACGTGAAGACCGGGGCTCAACTTGCCTCCATGGCCGGCCCCGCCGCCATGGACCTCACGGGCAAAGGTGGATTCGCCCACCTTGCGGCCCTGCTCGGGCGCGCGGCGGTGATGTTCACAAACGATTCCGGCCCCATGCACCTTGCGGTAGCTCTCAATATCCCGGTGGTGGCGGTTTTCGGCCCGACAAATCCCAATCTCACGGGCCCATACGGCCCCGGCAATATGGTGGTGGCCGCTTCCGTGGATTGCTCTCCGTGCTACAAAAGGGAATGCGAAAAAGGAATGGAGTGCATGGATTCGATAAGCGTGGAATCCGTGCTGACCGCCTGGAACGCAACTGCCAAGGCGGGAGCGAGACGATAA
- a CDS encoding HAD-IIIA family hydrolase: MDEALFRAINSVSGHAWDTVMVTASSTSTWSAPAGLLAAGLLIRDRRRGLWAIAAAVIAVGIGDALGFYVLKELAARARPCFALENVRILIGCGEAYSFPSNHAINSLAIAGAIGYFFRPMLWALVPAGLLVSLSRVAVGAHYPSDVAAGAVIGFIIGWIVSTMIERKTAGIRCAATKLRIVFLDRDGCVNVEDNHIRDIAQFRLYPDTLEAIRKLNSAGFKVVVITNQSGVARGLMTEELVRQTHDLLMKWTREAGVTIDRIEYCPHHPEGSVADYAKTCDCRKPMPGMLIRAAKELGADLPESYVVGDKISDIELGPATGAKAILVRTGYGARDEGKIISGEVRPPAFVADGIKEAVDWILADAGLRK; the protein is encoded by the coding sequence ATGGACGAGGCGCTTTTCCGTGCCATAAACAGCGTGTCCGGCCATGCGTGGGACACGGTGATGGTGACGGCGTCCAGCACGTCCACTTGGAGCGCGCCGGCAGGGCTGCTTGCGGCGGGCCTGCTGATCCGGGACAGACGGCGCGGCCTGTGGGCGATTGCCGCGGCTGTGATCGCGGTGGGAATAGGGGATGCGCTTGGTTTTTATGTTTTAAAGGAACTTGCCGCCAGGGCCAGGCCCTGCTTCGCGCTGGAAAACGTGCGGATTCTTATCGGTTGTGGCGAGGCGTATTCTTTCCCCTCCAATCACGCCATAAATTCGCTGGCCATAGCCGGGGCGATTGGGTATTTTTTCCGTCCAATGTTGTGGGCGCTTGTCCCGGCGGGGCTTCTTGTGAGCTTGTCCCGCGTGGCGGTGGGGGCGCATTACCCTTCGGACGTGGCGGCGGGCGCCGTGATAGGCTTTATCATAGGGTGGATCGTGTCAACCATGATTGAAAGAAAAACCGCGGGCATTCGTTGCGCCGCGACAAAACTCCGCATAGTGTTCCTGGACAGGGACGGATGCGTGAACGTGGAGGACAATCATATACGCGATATCGCCCAGTTCCGGCTTTACCCAGATACGCTGGAGGCGATACGAAAGCTCAACTCGGCCGGATTCAAGGTGGTGGTGATAACAAACCAGTCCGGCGTGGCCAGGGGGTTGATGACCGAGGAGCTTGTCCGGCAGACGCATGATCTGCTGATGAAATGGACGCGGGAGGCGGGGGTGACGATAGACCGGATCGAATATTGCCCCCATCATCCCGAAGGGAGCGTGGCCGATTACGCCAAAACCTGCGATTGCAGGAAGCCGATGCCCGGCATGCTGATACGCGCCGCAAAGGAGCTTGGCGCCGATCTTCCGGAATCATACGTCGTCGGAGACAAGATAAGCGACATCGAGCTGGGCCCCGCCACCGGCGCAAAGGCGATCCTTGTGCGGACCGGATATGGCGCCAGGGACGAAGGAAAGATAATCAGCGGCGAGGTCCGTCCACCCGCTTTCGTGGCGGACGGCATAAAGGAGGCGGTTGATTGGATTCTGGCCGACGCCGGATTGCGCAAATAA
- a CDS encoding PilZ domain-containing protein encodes MDDSGGESHKYVSVPVCFSVRWKRAEDTAMLKAEIVSHRTSDRYMAPPPAFSESAIDAADLVDFQRSAPHIFKMWAALEKKLDYLIRLTSRQAADDQSFSAGMCLSLSEGGAVIKLAEPIAKDDLLRLRLNPPAYPMVMVETLAKVVAVTPDPEKQEEILLEVEFDAINHMDREEIVQFLFRRQREILQKKRE; translated from the coding sequence ATGGACGATAGCGGCGGGGAAAGCCACAAGTATGTAAGTGTGCCGGTCTGCTTTTCGGTGCGCTGGAAGCGGGCTGAGGACACGGCCATGCTCAAGGCGGAAATCGTGAGCCACCGCACATCCGACAGGTACATGGCCCCGCCCCCCGCCTTTTCAGAGTCCGCCATAGACGCCGCCGATCTGGTTGATTTCCAGCGTTCGGCGCCGCATATTTTCAAGATGTGGGCGGCGCTGGAAAAAAAGCTGGATTACCTGATCCGTCTGACCAGCAGGCAAGCCGCGGACGATCAGAGTTTCTCGGCAGGCATGTGCCTTTCACTTTCAGAAGGTGGAGCGGTGATAAAGCTGGCCGAGCCGATCGCAAAGGATGATTTGCTAAGGCTCCGCCTTAATCCTCCGGCATACCCGATGGTGATGGTGGAAACTTTGGCCAAAGTCGTCGCGGTCACTCCCGATCCTGAAAAACAGGAAGAGATTCTTTTGGAGGTGGAGTTTGACGCCATCAACCACATGGACAGGGAGGAGATAGTGCAGTTCCTGTTCCGCCGTCAGCGGGAGATCCTGCAGAAAAAACGGGAGTGA